The Enterobacter kobei genome has a segment encoding these proteins:
- a CDS encoding outer membrane usher protein has protein sequence MVFRRSLLCLAIGTAFPLHVCADSHAANDTAQENEDAVEFNEQFLLSRSTNIDVSRFAHGNPVAPGTYRTRVNLNGTLKSTVDIIFKDNGTPRATPCITRLLLSQSGVDTRALGDELDDDDNETCIDVKKFYPEASVNYDSAKQVLNLNFPQIYVVKRPLGYVDPSLWDNGIPAALLSYDLNGWHSENSGSTSQSAYAGLRYGLNMGPWRLRSRGSLNWDKDNGTHYSSQDIYLQRDITSLDAQWVLGDSFTNGEAFDSLSLRGTRLYSDERMLPNGSTGYAPVIRGVANSNAKVSVTQSGNKIYETSVPPGAFEINDLSTTGYGNDLLVTIEEADGSKRTFTVPFSSVTQMLRPGSSRWDVGMGELNDDSLIDKPQVGYGTLYYGLNNTFTGYAGAQYTDMDFYAGILGLAMNTPIGAFALDITQSHADIEDLGTRSGQSYRLTYSKRIEATNTSFNVAAYRFSTEDYLSLNDAAQLRNSIKQQNYANRSYESNTALYDDYQRTKNQIQISLNQPLRAAEKDYGSLYVSGTWQDYWNGEGSNSNYNVGYNNSFAYGSYSLSLQRTYDQRGQQDDSVYLSLSVPLSVFSQDNSRLAGFSNVNMGLRSDLKGGTNFNSSASGNTQDNKVSYSVSTSSSSGNYGNLNQISGYSSLNSSYGPLGVSASFGDDNSKQFSASYSGGMVAHAGGIAFAPGSIGDNDAIAVVKASGAKGAGVGYGAGTINDSGYGILPYMSAYRENRVSLDIRTLENDVEVKNTTTTTVPRSGSVVLVNFETDEGRSVVLELKRNDNGFIPLGADVLNEKNESVGSVGQAGQAYVRGIENSGVLRVVWSGDKDGSCTVRYQLKPDLEKAGLITLLNNQTCEM, from the coding sequence ATGGTGTTCCGACGTTCTCTTTTATGCCTTGCGATCGGCACGGCATTCCCCTTACATGTTTGTGCAGACAGTCACGCAGCTAATGACACCGCGCAGGAAAACGAAGATGCGGTCGAATTTAACGAACAGTTTCTTCTCTCAAGAAGCACAAATATTGACGTAAGCCGCTTTGCGCATGGTAACCCGGTGGCGCCGGGTACGTACCGTACCAGGGTCAATTTAAACGGCACGTTAAAATCGACGGTTGACATTATCTTTAAAGATAACGGGACGCCGCGCGCGACACCCTGTATTACGAGGCTTTTGCTCTCGCAGTCCGGTGTGGATACCCGCGCACTCGGAGACGAGCTGGACGACGACGACAACGAGACCTGCATCGATGTAAAAAAATTCTATCCTGAAGCGTCGGTCAACTACGACAGCGCTAAGCAGGTGTTGAACCTCAACTTCCCGCAAATTTACGTGGTTAAGCGCCCGTTAGGCTATGTCGACCCGTCCCTTTGGGATAACGGCATTCCGGCGGCGCTTCTGTCTTACGATCTCAACGGCTGGCACAGCGAAAACAGCGGTTCAACCTCTCAAAGCGCCTATGCGGGCCTGCGCTATGGTCTCAACATGGGGCCATGGCGCCTGCGATCGCGCGGCAGTCTGAACTGGGATAAAGACAACGGCACGCACTACAGCAGCCAGGATATTTATCTTCAGCGTGACATCACCTCTCTTGACGCGCAATGGGTACTCGGTGACTCCTTTACCAACGGAGAAGCCTTCGACTCCTTGAGCCTGCGCGGAACACGCCTGTATAGCGACGAACGTATGCTGCCAAACGGTTCGACGGGGTATGCACCGGTGATTCGCGGCGTGGCAAACAGCAATGCCAAAGTCAGCGTCACGCAGAGCGGCAATAAAATTTATGAGACCTCGGTACCGCCGGGCGCGTTTGAGATCAACGATTTGAGCACCACGGGCTACGGTAACGATCTGCTGGTCACCATTGAAGAGGCGGACGGCAGCAAGCGCACGTTCACGGTGCCGTTCTCGTCCGTGACCCAGATGCTACGCCCTGGATCCTCACGCTGGGACGTTGGCATGGGTGAACTGAACGACGACTCGCTGATCGACAAGCCCCAGGTAGGCTACGGTACGCTCTACTACGGCCTCAACAATACCTTCACGGGCTATGCTGGCGCCCAGTACACCGACATGGACTTCTATGCAGGCATCCTCGGCCTGGCCATGAACACCCCCATCGGTGCTTTCGCGCTGGACATCACCCAGTCGCACGCGGATATCGAAGACCTGGGCACGCGCAGTGGGCAGAGTTATCGTCTGACATACAGTAAGCGCATTGAAGCCACGAACACCTCGTTCAACGTGGCGGCCTATCGCTTCTCTACCGAAGACTATCTGAGCCTGAACGATGCCGCGCAACTGCGTAACAGCATCAAACAGCAGAACTATGCCAACCGTAGCTATGAGTCAAATACGGCTCTTTACGATGACTACCAGCGTACTAAAAACCAGATCCAAATCAGCCTCAACCAGCCTCTGAGGGCGGCTGAAAAGGATTACGGTTCGCTGTACGTCAGCGGAACCTGGCAAGATTACTGGAACGGGGAAGGCTCTAACTCTAACTACAACGTGGGCTACAACAACAGCTTCGCCTACGGTAGCTATAGCCTGTCGTTACAGCGGACTTACGACCAGCGCGGTCAACAGGATGACAGCGTTTACCTCAGCCTGAGCGTGCCGCTGAGCGTCTTCTCGCAGGACAACTCGCGTTTAGCTGGGTTCTCGAACGTCAACATGGGCCTGCGTTCCGATCTTAAAGGCGGTACTAACTTCAACAGCTCCGCGAGTGGCAACACTCAGGATAACAAGGTCAGCTACTCCGTCAGTACGTCGTCCAGCAGCGGTAACTACGGCAATCTGAACCAAATCAGTGGTTATAGCTCGCTAAATAGCAGCTATGGTCCGCTCGGCGTTTCCGCCTCGTTTGGTGACGACAATAGCAAGCAGTTCTCCGCCTCTTACAGCGGCGGGATGGTCGCACACGCGGGCGGTATCGCCTTCGCACCGGGCAGCATTGGCGATAACGATGCCATCGCGGTAGTCAAGGCCAGCGGTGCGAAGGGCGCGGGTGTGGGCTACGGCGCAGGCACGATTAACGACTCCGGCTACGGCATTCTGCCGTATATGTCCGCGTATCGGGAAAATCGGGTTTCGCTGGATATCAGGACCCTCGAAAACGACGTTGAAGTGAAAAATACCACCACCACCACCGTACCGCGCAGCGGTTCTGTCGTGCTGGTGAATTTTGAAACCGACGAAGGACGTTCGGTCGTTCTTGAGCTTAAGCGTAACGATAACGGCTTTATTCCACTGGGCGCTGACGTGCTGAATGAAAAAAATGAATCGGTGGGTTCCGTGGGCCAGGCCGGTCAGGCCTATGTTCGCGGTATCGAGAACAGCGGCGTGCTCCGCGTGGTCTGGAGCGGTGACAAGGACGGTTCCTGCACAGTGCGCTATCAGCTGAAACCCGATTTAGAGAAAGCCGGGCTCATTACCCTACTCAATAACCAAACATGTGAAATGTAA
- a CDS encoding fimbrial chaperone, producing MFNASAIKGLKTALFTAVLFSASHASADIVISGTRIVYPESSKDVIVNLDNRGAKPLLVQSWLDDGRDEKSPEELKLPFVITPPVSRIDPKQGQSLRITYMGQSLPKDRESLFWFNVLEIPPKPKNANAENTNQLQLAFRTRIKFFFRPDGLKGSALEAADHVTWTMKKDGNGVSLVAHNESPYNVAISMVKLKSGQKTYEVAHQSVLPFSEKAMLVKGLTTTTTGKVAYETINDNGGVDNHETTLK from the coding sequence ATGTTTAACGCATCCGCAATTAAAGGATTAAAGACCGCGCTGTTTACTGCTGTTTTATTTTCAGCATCACACGCCAGTGCCGATATTGTTATTTCCGGCACCCGCATTGTTTACCCTGAGTCATCAAAAGACGTCATCGTTAACCTGGATAACCGTGGTGCAAAACCTCTGCTGGTTCAGTCCTGGCTGGACGACGGTCGCGACGAAAAAAGCCCGGAAGAACTTAAGCTCCCGTTCGTGATCACCCCGCCAGTTTCACGTATCGACCCTAAGCAAGGTCAGTCTCTGCGTATTACCTACATGGGTCAGTCGCTGCCAAAAGACCGCGAATCGTTGTTCTGGTTTAACGTATTAGAAATTCCGCCAAAACCTAAAAATGCCAACGCCGAAAATACAAACCAGCTTCAGCTGGCGTTCCGCACCCGCATAAAATTCTTTTTCCGTCCAGACGGACTGAAAGGCTCAGCGCTGGAAGCCGCCGACCATGTCACCTGGACCATGAAGAAAGACGGCAACGGCGTCAGCCTCGTCGCCCATAACGAGTCCCCGTACAACGTAGCGATTTCAATGGTCAAACTTAAGTCGGGCCAAAAGACCTATGAGGTAGCCCACCAGTCTGTTCTACCTTTCAGCGAGAAAGCCATGCTGGTCAAAGGATTAACCACCACCACAACCGGCAAAGTGGCATACGAAACAATTAACGATAACGGTGGGGTCGACAACCACGAAACCACGTTGAAGTAA
- a CDS encoding fimbrial protein, which yields MSFKKVSMGMAIALALSAGSAIAAVPGDTGTITFHGMVSNTTCKVSLDQKIDQSGNDFDVTLDTVSVADFGTTALGTTSTLGQKKFNLALTGCDTATVAKASAQFNSWAGSTSTEGGLLVPPANAQGSAKNVNLVLSNDGNTKTDLVKIDQTNNTQQATVDTSGAAKLYYKVAYTQGQGWDQTTNPVSAGTVQAQVAFTMNYE from the coding sequence ATGTCTTTTAAAAAAGTTAGCATGGGTATGGCAATTGCACTGGCTCTGAGCGCAGGTTCCGCAATTGCAGCTGTTCCAGGTGACACAGGTACGATTACTTTCCACGGCATGGTGTCTAACACCACTTGTAAAGTTTCCCTGGATCAGAAAATTGACCAGAGTGGTAACGATTTCGATGTCACCCTGGACACCGTATCTGTTGCTGATTTTGGCACCACTGCCCTGGGTACTACCAGCACCCTGGGCCAGAAAAAATTCAACCTGGCGCTGACCGGTTGTGATACTGCTACCGTGGCTAAAGCATCTGCACAGTTCAACTCCTGGGCGGGTTCTACTTCTACCGAAGGCGGCCTGCTGGTTCCACCAGCAAACGCTCAGGGTTCTGCGAAGAACGTTAACCTCGTACTGAGCAACGATGGCAATACCAAAACCGATCTGGTGAAAATCGACCAGACTAACAACACTCAGCAGGCCACTGTTGATACAAGCGGCGCGGCTAAGCTGTACTACAAAGTAGCTTATACCCAGGGCCAGGGTTGGGATCAAACCACTAACCCAGTATCCGCCGGTACCGTGCAGGCACAAGTTGCCTTCACCATGAACTACGAATAA
- the panD gene encoding aspartate 1-decarboxylase, whose amino-acid sequence MIRKMLQGKLHRVKVTQADLHYEGSCAIDQDFLDAAGILENEAIDIWNVNNGKRFSTYAIAAERGSKIISVNGAAAHCAEVGDIVIIASFVMMSDEEARRWQPKVAYFEGDNEMKRTAKAIPVQVA is encoded by the coding sequence ATGATTCGCAAAATGCTGCAAGGTAAGCTTCACCGTGTGAAAGTGACTCAGGCAGACCTGCACTATGAAGGCTCCTGCGCCATTGACCAGGATTTCCTCGACGCGGCGGGTATTCTTGAGAACGAAGCGATCGATATCTGGAACGTCAATAACGGCAAACGCTTCTCTACCTATGCAATTGCCGCCGAACGCGGGTCCAAAATCATCTCCGTCAACGGCGCGGCAGCACACTGCGCAGAGGTGGGCGATATCGTGATCATCGCCAGCTTCGTGATGATGTCTGACGAAGAAGCGCGTCGCTGGCAGCCCAAAGTGGCCTATTTTGAAGGCGATAACGAAATGAAGCGCACGGCAAAAGCTATTCCTGTTCAGGTCGCCTGA
- the panC gene encoding pantoate--beta-alanine ligase — MLIIETLPLLRQHIRRARQEGKRIALVPTMGNLHDGHMKLVDEARARADIVVVSIFVNPMQFDRADDLARYPRTLQEDCEKLKKRQADIVFAPSPADVYPQGTGEATYVDVPGISTMLEGASRPGHFRGVSTIVSKLFNLVQPDIACFGEKDFQQLALIRKMVADMGYDIEIVGVPIVRAKDGLALSSRNGYLTAEQRKIAPALSKVMNSMAEQLLAKALTAEEIIALAEQALNDKGLRADDVQIRDADTLLELAETSKRAVILVAAWLGQARLIDNKVVELA, encoded by the coding sequence GTGCTAATCATTGAAACCCTGCCGCTGCTTCGCCAGCACATCCGTCGCGCGCGTCAGGAAGGTAAACGTATTGCACTGGTCCCGACCATGGGCAACCTGCATGACGGCCATATGAAGCTTGTCGACGAAGCAAGAGCCCGTGCAGATATCGTGGTGGTCAGTATCTTCGTAAACCCCATGCAGTTTGACCGCGCAGACGACCTGGCGCGCTACCCGCGAACCCTGCAGGAAGACTGCGAGAAGCTCAAAAAGCGTCAGGCGGACATTGTTTTCGCGCCGTCTCCGGCAGACGTTTATCCTCAGGGAACCGGCGAAGCAACCTACGTGGACGTTCCGGGAATTTCGACCATGCTGGAAGGCGCCAGCCGTCCGGGCCATTTCCGCGGCGTCTCCACCATCGTCAGCAAATTGTTTAACCTGGTGCAGCCGGATATCGCCTGCTTCGGCGAGAAAGATTTCCAGCAGCTGGCGCTGATCCGCAAAATGGTGGCGGACATGGGATATGATATTGAGATTGTGGGCGTGCCGATCGTGCGCGCTAAAGACGGGCTGGCGCTCAGCTCCCGCAATGGCTATTTGACCGCCGAGCAGCGTAAAATCGCCCCCGCGTTAAGCAAGGTCATGAACAGCATGGCAGAACAGCTTCTGGCGAAAGCATTAACCGCAGAAGAGATTATTGCTCTTGCGGAACAGGCGCTGAACGACAAAGGTCTCCGGGCTGACGATGTACAAATCCGCGATGCTGATACGCTGCTCGAACTTGCAGAGACAAGCAAACGTGCGGTAATTCTGGTGGCGGCATGGCTTGGCCAGGCTCGCCTGATTGACAACAAAGTGGTTGAGCTGGCGTAG
- the panB gene encoding 3-methyl-2-oxobutanoate hydroxymethyltransferase, protein MKPTTISLLQKCKQEKKRFATITAYDYSFAKLFAEEGINVMLVGDSLGMTVQGHDSTLPVTVEDIAYHTRAVRRGAPACLLLSDLPFMAYATPEQAFENAAAVMRAGANMVKIEGGAWLVDTVKMLTERAVPVCGHLGLTPQSVNIFGGYKVQGRGDAAQTLFDDALALEAAGAQLLVLECVPVELAKRITEALSIPVIGIGAGNVTDGQILVMHDAFGITGGHIPKFAKNFLTEAGDMRAAVRQYIADVESGVYPGEEHSFH, encoded by the coding sequence ATGAAACCAACCACCATCTCCTTACTGCAGAAATGCAAACAGGAAAAAAAACGCTTCGCCACCATCACCGCGTATGACTACAGCTTCGCCAAACTGTTTGCCGAAGAGGGTATCAACGTCATGCTGGTCGGAGATTCGTTAGGGATGACGGTACAAGGACATGATTCCACCCTGCCGGTCACGGTTGAGGATATTGCTTACCATACCCGCGCCGTGCGCCGCGGTGCGCCAGCCTGCCTCCTGCTTTCCGATCTGCCGTTTATGGCCTATGCCACACCGGAGCAGGCATTCGAAAACGCGGCGGCGGTCATGCGGGCCGGGGCCAATATGGTCAAAATTGAAGGAGGAGCCTGGCTGGTTGATACGGTGAAGATGCTCACCGAACGCGCCGTGCCGGTGTGCGGCCATCTGGGCCTGACGCCACAGTCCGTCAACATCTTTGGCGGCTACAAGGTGCAGGGCCGTGGCGATGCGGCACAGACGCTGTTTGATGATGCCCTGGCGCTGGAAGCTGCAGGCGCGCAATTGCTGGTGCTGGAGTGCGTGCCTGTTGAACTGGCGAAACGTATCACTGAAGCGCTGTCGATTCCGGTGATTGGTATTGGTGCTGGCAACGTGACCGACGGGCAAATTTTAGTGATGCACGACGCCTTTGGTATTACCGGCGGGCATATCCCGAAATTTGCGAAAAATTTCCTTACCGAAGCGGGCGACATGCGCGCCGCGGTCAGGCAGTATATTGCCGACGTTGAATCCGGTGTTTACCCGGGTGAAGAACACAGTTTCCATTAA